Proteins encoded by one window of Winogradskyella sp. PG-2:
- a CDS encoding SusD/RagB family nutrient-binding outer membrane lipoprotein produces MKKITYLFSFIVLALALACESYTEDLNTDPNQFSSAPPELIIGQAQLGWAQLATSNSARYAGIFMNHFTGEDRQYIAVNQYSTTAGDYDDTWDDSYVDGIAAAQLTKQLAEESGATLLVGIAQICEAAIFGEMTALFGDIPFTEANDVENFPEPAYDAQSTVLAGVQTLLDNAISNIGSTTGTPYTGNRMSSSASWIEIAWSLKARYYLIAKDYPNALTSARNGIDTPEKSLVTLHTTSTNTENLYYQFMVDERDGYLGATDSHLVNLLSGVTARLIATPGDAERFDFYFTPYSDGTGHAPNVSSTGVFAETASMNIISYEEVKLIEAEAANRTGDAGDVAAFNEIRGYLATQYGGSFPDTASASGSADLLMEILEEKYITLIGELQPYHDVRRTANMLNVPPKTGATIPQRFIYPQVEIDANSNVPSPLPGLFDPTPIN; encoded by the coding sequence ATGAAAAAAATAACATATTTATTCTCGTTTATAGTATTGGCTTTGGCATTAGCTTGCGAGTCTTATACTGAAGATTTAAATACTGACCCTAACCAGTTTAGTAGTGCACCGCCAGAACTTATTATTGGGCAAGCACAATTAGGATGGGCGCAATTAGCAACTAGCAATAGTGCTAGATACGCAGGTATCTTTATGAACCATTTTACTGGTGAAGACAGACAATATATTGCTGTTAACCAATACTCAACTACAGCTGGTGATTATGATGACACTTGGGATGATTCTTATGTAGATGGTATAGCAGCAGCACAATTAACCAAACAATTAGCTGAAGAAAGTGGAGCTACTCTACTTGTAGGTATAGCACAAATATGTGAAGCAGCAATTTTTGGAGAAATGACAGCACTTTTTGGAGATATTCCATTTACAGAAGCTAATGACGTAGAAAATTTTCCTGAGCCTGCTTATGATGCTCAGTCTACTGTTTTAGCTGGTGTTCAAACCTTACTAGATAATGCAATATCTAATATAGGTTCTACTACAGGTACACCTTATACAGGTAACAGAATGTCTAGTTCTGCTTCATGGATAGAAATTGCTTGGTCATTAAAAGCGCGTTATTATTTAATTGCTAAAGACTATCCAAATGCATTAACAAGTGCTCGTAATGGCATAGATACACCAGAGAAAAGTTTAGTAACTTTACATACGACTTCTACTAATACAGAAAATTTATACTATCAGTTTATGGTAGATGAACGTGATGGTTACTTAGGAGCAACTGATTCTCATTTAGTTAATTTATTAAGTGGCGTAACAGCAAGACTTATTGCAACCCCAGGTGACGCGGAAAGATTTGATTTTTACTTTACACCTTATAGTGATGGAACTGGTCATGCACCGAATGTATCATCTACAGGAGTATTTGCTGAGACAGCATCTATGAATATAATATCGTACGAAGAAGTGAAATTAATTGAAGCTGAAGCTGCTAACCGTACAGGTGATGCAGGTGATGTGGCAGCATTTAATGAAATAAGAGGATATTTAGCAACACAATATGGTGGAAGTTTCCCAGATACAGCATCTGCTTCAGGTAGTGCTGATTTATTAATGGAAATTTTAGAAGAAAAGTACATCACACTAATTGGTGAACTTCAACCTTACCATGATGTAAGACGTACAGCTAATATGCTTAACGTACCACCTAAAACAGGTGCAACTATACCACAACGTTTTATATATCCACAAGTAGAAATAGATGCGAACTCAAATGTTCCTTCTCCTCTACCAGGATTATTTGACCCAACACCAATAAATTAA
- the rlmB gene encoding 23S rRNA (guanosine(2251)-2'-O)-methyltransferase RlmB, producing MSNETTIFGIRAIIEAIKSGKTIDKVFMQKGLRGELFQELEALIRSEGINSSYVPIEKLNRLTRGNHQGAVAQISPIEFHNIDDLVMQVIESGKTPLFLLLDQLSDVRNFGAIVRTAECTGVNGIIIQKKGGAPINGDTIKTSAGAIFKMPICKVDHIKDAVFHMQASGIKVIAATEKAKDFVYEVSFKEPCAIIMGSEGRGINPSVLKVSDNQAKLPILGEIESLNVSVACGAFLYEAVRQRS from the coding sequence ATGAGTAATGAAACCACTATTTTTGGAATAAGAGCTATTATTGAAGCTATTAAATCTGGTAAAACCATTGATAAGGTATTTATGCAGAAAGGACTTAGAGGTGAACTTTTTCAAGAATTAGAAGCACTTATACGTTCAGAAGGCATTAACTCATCTTATGTTCCTATTGAAAAACTAAATAGATTAACCAGAGGTAATCATCAAGGTGCTGTTGCACAGATTTCCCCTATTGAGTTTCATAATATTGATGACTTGGTTATGCAAGTTATTGAATCAGGTAAAACTCCTTTGTTTTTACTCTTAGATCAATTAAGTGATGTAAGAAATTTTGGTGCTATTGTTCGTACCGCAGAATGTACTGGTGTTAATGGTATTATTATTCAGAAAAAAGGTGGAGCTCCTATAAATGGTGATACGATAAAGACAAGTGCAGGTGCAATTTTTAAAATGCCAATTTGTAAAGTCGATCATATTAAGGATGCCGTATTTCATATGCAAGCTTCTGGAATTAAAGTGATAGCCGCTACTGAAAAAGCTAAAGACTTTGTCTATGAAGTCTCTTTTAAAGAACCATGTGCTATCATCATGGGCTCTGAAGGTAGAGGTATTAATCCATCTGTACTGAAAGTATCCGACAATCAAGCTAAACTTCCCATTTTAGGTGAAATAGAATCTTTGAATGTTTCTGTTGCTTGTGGAGCATTTTTGTATGAAGCTGTAAGGCAACGTAGTTAA
- a CDS encoding rhomboid family intramembrane serine protease — protein sequence MSSQQFKYSNSVILYPLMIVFTIWLVFWYQVRVDYGIKSFGIRPQKLEGLFGIFTSPFLHGDISHIYNNSIPLFVLSLALFYFYKNIAWKVILYGILLSGFLTWLIASSGNHIGASGLIYVLVSFIFFKGIFAKHYRLIALSLMVIFLYGSMIWYVFPIKMGMSWEGHLGGLITGLVFALIFRKQVAKPERYKWEQPDYNEEDDPFMRQFDENGNFIELEPEIELDSEAEQEKDSSPKVRYIFRKRED from the coding sequence ATGTCTTCGCAACAATTTAAATATTCTAATAGCGTCATCTTGTATCCTTTGATGATTGTTTTTACTATATGGCTTGTATTCTGGTATCAAGTACGTGTTGACTATGGAATTAAATCTTTTGGTATTAGGCCTCAAAAGTTAGAAGGGCTTTTTGGGATTTTTACAAGTCCCTTTTTACATGGGGACATAAGTCATATTTATAATAATTCTATTCCACTTTTTGTATTGTCTTTAGCGCTCTTTTATTTCTATAAAAATATAGCATGGAAAGTGATTCTTTATGGTATACTCTTATCAGGATTTTTAACTTGGCTCATAGCTAGTTCAGGAAATCATATTGGTGCAAGTGGGTTAATTTATGTATTAGTAAGTTTTATTTTCTTTAAAGGCATTTTTGCGAAACATTATAGGTTGATTGCACTATCATTAATGGTCATATTTTTGTACGGAAGTATGATTTGGTATGTGTTTCCTATAAAAATGGGAATGTCATGGGAAGGACATTTAGGAGGGCTAATAACTGGGCTAGTCTTCGCTTTAATCTTTAGAAAACAAGTTGCGAAACCAGAACGTTATAAATGGGAGCAACCTGATTATAATGAGGAAGATGATCCCTTTATGCGTCAATTTGATGAAAACGGAAATTTTATAGAATTAGAACCAGAAATTGAACTTGATTCCGAAGCTGAACAAGAAAAAGATTCATCACCGAAAGTCAGATATATTTTTAGAAAAAGAGAGGATTAA
- a CDS encoding replication-associated recombination protein A: MNIPLAERLRPKTLNDYLSQQHLVGKEGMLYQQIKSGVIPSLILWGPPGIGKTTLANIIAHESERPFFKLSAINSGVKDIREVIDKAKKSGGLFTAKNPILFIDEIHRFSKSQQDSLLEAVEKGWVTLIGATTENPSFEVISALLSRCQVYTLNAFSKADLEALLKRALIEDKSISKLNIDLKETEALLRFSGGDARKLLNIFELLVTSFDNEPMVITNDLVTKQVQNKAARYDKTGEQHYDIISAFIKSIRGSDPNAAVYYLARMIEGGEDVKFIARRLLILASEDIGNANPTALVIANNTFQAVSVIGNPESRIILSQCATYLASSPKSNAAYEAINKAQQLVKQTGDLSVPLAIRNAPTKLMKELGYGDKYKYSHSYENNFAEQEFMPEDIKNTKLYEPGQNAREQSQRNYLKSLWKEKYGY; this comes from the coding sequence ATGAATATTCCTTTAGCTGAGCGGCTACGTCCAAAAACATTGAACGATTACTTAAGTCAACAACATTTAGTTGGAAAGGAAGGTATGCTCTATCAGCAGATTAAAAGTGGAGTTATTCCTTCACTTATACTTTGGGGACCACCAGGTATTGGAAAAACAACTTTGGCAAATATCATAGCTCATGAATCTGAGCGTCCATTTTTTAAATTGAGTGCTATCAATTCTGGTGTAAAAGATATTAGGGAGGTTATAGACAAAGCCAAAAAAAGTGGAGGGCTCTTTACTGCAAAAAACCCGATTTTATTTATTGATGAAATACATCGTTTTAGTAAATCACAACAAGATTCCCTTTTAGAAGCCGTAGAAAAAGGTTGGGTTACACTAATTGGCGCAACTACAGAGAATCCTAGTTTTGAGGTTATTTCAGCATTGCTATCAAGATGTCAAGTATATACCTTAAACGCCTTTAGTAAAGCTGATTTAGAAGCTTTATTAAAACGTGCTTTAATTGAAGATAAATCAATTTCAAAATTAAATATAGACTTAAAAGAAACTGAAGCTTTGCTTCGCTTCTCAGGAGGAGACGCAAGAAAACTTTTAAATATTTTTGAATTACTTGTTACTTCTTTTGATAATGAACCTATGGTCATAACCAATGATTTAGTAACAAAACAGGTTCAAAACAAAGCAGCTCGTTACGATAAAACTGGTGAACAGCACTATGATATTATTTCGGCCTTCATAAAATCGATTAGAGGTAGTGACCCAAATGCTGCGGTTTATTATTTAGCTCGTATGATTGAAGGAGGAGAAGACGTAAAATTTATTGCCAGAAGGCTTTTAATACTTGCTAGTGAAGACATCGGTAATGCAAACCCAACAGCTCTTGTTATTGCTAATAATACATTTCAGGCAGTTTCTGTTATTGGCAACCCTGAATCTCGAATTATCCTTAGCCAATGTGCAACATATTTAGCAAGTTCTCCAAAAAGTAATGCGGCTTATGAAGCTATAAACAAAGCACAACAATTAGTAAAGCAAACTGGTGATTTATCTGTACCACTAGCTATAAGAAATGCTCCTACAAAATTAATGAAAGAATTGGGTTATGGTGATAAATACAAATATTCTCATAGTTATGAAAACAACTTTGCTGAACAGGAGTTTATGCCAGAAGACATAAAGAATACTAAGTTATATGAGCCAGGACAAAACGCAAGAGAGCAATCTCAGCGTAATTACTTAAAATCCCTTTGGAAAGAAAAATATGGGTATTAA
- a CDS encoding YjjG family noncanonical pyrimidine nucleotidase translates to MSNQIKHVFFDLDHTLWDFDKNSGLTFDKIFKLNQIDIKLNDFLKVYEPINLKFWKLYREEKVTKASLRYGRLKQAFDAVNINVEDDLINRLSEAYIEHLSSFNHLFEGAIEILDYLRNKYVLHIITNGFEEVQEKKMKGSGIRHYFETVTNSEMVGVKKPNPKVFNFALNIANAKATESIMIGDSLEADIEGAYHIGMDTIHFDYKDIHNAHNFKRITTLKAIENLL, encoded by the coding sequence ATGAGCAATCAAATAAAACATGTATTTTTCGATTTAGATCATACGCTTTGGGATTTTGATAAAAATTCGGGATTGACTTTTGATAAAATTTTTAAGCTAAATCAAATCGATATAAAGCTTAACGATTTTTTAAAAGTATATGAACCTATAAACCTTAAGTTTTGGAAACTATATCGCGAGGAAAAAGTAACCAAAGCTAGTTTGCGCTATGGACGATTGAAGCAGGCTTTTGATGCTGTAAATATAAATGTAGAAGATGATTTGATTAATCGATTGTCTGAAGCTTATATAGAGCATTTATCGAGCTTTAACCACTTATTTGAAGGTGCAATTGAGATTCTTGATTACCTAAGGAATAAATATGTTTTGCACATTATTACAAATGGCTTTGAAGAAGTTCAGGAAAAGAAAATGAAAGGTTCAGGAATTAGGCATTATTTTGAAACTGTCACCAATTCAGAAATGGTAGGAGTTAAAAAACCAAACCCAAAAGTTTTTAATTTCGCTTTAAACATTGCAAATGCAAAAGCAACAGAAAGCATTATGATTGGTGATAGCTTAGAGGCAGACATAGAAGGTGCATATCATATAGGTATGGATACGATACATTTCGATTACAAAGACATTCATAATGCTCATAATTTCAAAAGAATTACTACCTTGAAAGCTATTGAAAATCTTCTCTAA
- a CDS encoding polysaccharide deacetylase family protein, whose amino-acid sequence MLLVYTHKITPRLIYTFKHIGKRILGLEVSFTSKVEDFIAHNSLKMSYTKQPLSNELFVRSNELLFENGLSDIDINVQQWDNTKGFFATGERSDLPFDIFAASFYLLSRYEEYMPHVKDDYGRFMAKESLAYIHRFLNQPVVDIWAYKLQKVLKKRFPDYEFQKRSYRIQPVIDVPTAYYFRQKGLLRTVGGTLNDLVRFKLRQLYQRYSVLMGFKRDPYDTFKWVITKQKQSKFKFIVLFLIGDYSTYDKNINTNKKQFVSLIKSIADYCDVGIKASYFALDDVSILKKEKLKMEAIVNTNLKAVRHSFSKLNLPTSYRNLVELEINQDFTMGYIDTLGFRAGTCTPFQFYDLDYEVQTPLQINPYHCMDFALLKYDSELDKTEHLQKLIDEVKAVNGTFTPIFHNYTFSDLDRWKGYRTLFNMILESIE is encoded by the coding sequence ATGTTATTAGTTTATACTCATAAAATCACTCCACGTTTAATATATACGTTTAAACATATTGGTAAACGTATTTTAGGCTTAGAGGTGAGTTTCACTTCTAAAGTTGAAGATTTTATTGCGCATAACAGTCTTAAAATGTCCTATACAAAACAACCATTGAGTAATGAATTGTTTGTGCGAAGTAATGAACTACTGTTTGAGAATGGATTGTCAGATATAGATATCAATGTACAGCAGTGGGATAATACAAAAGGTTTTTTTGCAACAGGTGAGCGTAGTGATTTGCCTTTTGATATTTTTGCAGCGTCTTTTTACTTATTGAGTCGTTATGAAGAATATATGCCACACGTAAAAGATGATTATGGTAGGTTTATGGCCAAAGAAAGTCTGGCTTATATTCATCGCTTTTTAAATCAACCTGTAGTTGATATTTGGGCATACAAGCTTCAAAAGGTTTTAAAAAAACGATTTCCCGATTACGAATTTCAAAAACGAAGTTATAGAATACAACCCGTTATAGATGTTCCAACTGCTTATTATTTTCGTCAAAAAGGATTGTTGCGAACTGTTGGAGGTACATTAAATGATTTGGTGCGTTTTAAATTAAGACAACTGTATCAACGCTATTCTGTTTTGATGGGTTTTAAACGCGACCCTTACGATACATTTAAGTGGGTTATTACGAAGCAAAAGCAAAGTAAATTTAAATTCATTGTACTGTTTTTAATTGGTGATTATTCAACCTATGATAAAAATATAAATACAAATAAAAAACAATTTGTTTCACTCATAAAATCCATTGCTGATTATTGCGATGTAGGCATAAAAGCATCCTATTTTGCATTAGATGATGTTTCAATTCTGAAAAAAGAAAAGCTTAAAATGGAAGCTATTGTAAATACCAATTTAAAGGCGGTAAGGCATTCGTTTTCAAAGTTAAATCTACCTACGTCTTATCGTAATTTGGTGGAGTTAGAAATCAATCAAGATTTTACTATGGGTTATATAGACACTCTAGGTTTTAGAGCAGGTACATGTACACCATTTCAGTTTTACGATTTAGATTACGAAGTACAAACTCCATTACAAATCAATCCATATCATTGTATGGATTTTGCCTTATTGAAATATGACTCAGAGTTAGATAAAACTGAGCATTTACAAAAACTGATAGATGAGGTAAAAGCAGTTAATGGAACATTTACACCAATATTTCATAATTATACATTTAGTGATTTAGATCGTTGGAAAGGCTACAGAACACTATTTAATATGATACTAGAATCAATAGAATGA
- the radC gene encoding RadC family protein codes for MSEKTTSFSIKNWSQDDQPREKLRDKGKIVLSDAELVAILIGSGSRDESAVDLCKRILASVDNNLNALGKLSIKQLIEFKGIGEAKAITITAALELGRRRRLEEGLQLEKITSSRSVYNIMQPILGELPHEEFWILYLNNSNKVIQKNQLSKGGITGTLVDVRLVLKNALEVGATALILCHNHPSGTLKPSQADKDITQKLKVAAQSLDIKVLDHLIVTEKAYFSFADQEII; via the coding sequence ATGTCAGAAAAAACGACTTCATTTTCAATTAAAAATTGGTCTCAAGATGACCAACCAAGAGAAAAATTACGGGACAAAGGTAAAATCGTTTTAAGTGATGCTGAACTGGTAGCAATTCTTATAGGTTCGGGAAGCAGAGATGAAAGTGCGGTTGATTTATGTAAACGTATTTTGGCAAGTGTAGATAACAACCTTAATGCTTTAGGGAAATTATCGATTAAACAATTAATAGAATTTAAAGGGATTGGGGAAGCCAAAGCTATAACAATTACTGCTGCTTTAGAACTAGGAAGACGTCGTCGATTAGAAGAAGGATTACAATTAGAGAAGATTACCTCTAGCCGTTCGGTTTACAATATTATGCAGCCCATACTAGGTGAATTACCACACGAAGAATTCTGGATATTATATCTTAATAATTCTAATAAGGTGATTCAAAAGAATCAATTGAGTAAAGGAGGAATCACTGGTACTCTAGTGGATGTCCGTTTAGTTTTAAAGAATGCACTTGAAGTAGGAGCAACTGCGTTAATTCTTTGTCATAATCATCCATCCGGAACTCTAAAGCCTAGTCAAGCTGATAAAGATATTACCCAAAAGTTAAAAGTAGCCGCACAGAGTTTAGATATTAAAGTTCTAGATCACCTCATTGTAACTGAGAAAGCGTATTTTAGTTTTGCAGACCAAGAAATTATATAA
- a CDS encoding DUF1569 domain-containing protein, with amino-acid sequence MQSFFEEGVYDELTSRLNKLNKDTLATWGKMNVGQMLYHCQMPLNIILEKEDYGVKPNWLINLLFKKSMYSDKLWKKNLPTAKGFAIKDEKGFDTEKQAITGLINELNSQRNRNDWQPHPAFGKLTKEQWGKMQYKHLDHRFRQFGV; translated from the coding sequence ATGCAATCATTTTTTGAGGAAGGAGTCTATGATGAATTAACATCGCGTCTCAACAAATTAAATAAAGATACCTTAGCTACTTGGGGAAAAATGAACGTTGGCCAGATGTTATATCATTGCCAAATGCCACTAAATATTATATTAGAAAAAGAAGACTATGGCGTAAAACCTAATTGGTTGATTAATTTATTATTTAAAAAATCAATGTATAGCGACAAGCTTTGGAAAAAGAATCTACCAACAGCTAAAGGCTTTGCAATTAAAGATGAAAAGGGTTTTGATACAGAAAAACAAGCCATTACAGGTCTTATTAATGAGTTAAACTCACAACGCAATCGAAATGATTGGCAACCACATCCTGCTTTTGGAAAATTAACAAAAGAACAATGGGGGAAAATGCAATACAAGCATTTAGACCATCGCTTTAGACAGTTTGGGGTGTAA
- a CDS encoding FMN-binding negative transcriptional regulator encodes MNYPPKKHQDDDINHMIEVIETYPLATVISVKDDEPLITHLPLIYEDGKLIGHIDIYNPQAKLLKDNSSVTIIFAGPECYISPSVYSTTQLPTWNYIKVHLKGNVKAIESKVALKQSLITMTEFLEAPDHKYVLEPENPRLDSNLKYIEMFEITITDWEGKFKLSQDKKPKDIKLAREELVRANQESIKVFLDKVFE; translated from the coding sequence ATGAATTATCCACCAAAAAAACATCAAGATGACGATATCAATCATATGATTGAGGTTATAGAAACTTATCCTTTAGCCACAGTAATCTCTGTAAAAGATGATGAGCCGTTAATAACACATTTACCATTGATTTATGAGGATGGAAAATTGATTGGTCATATAGATATTTATAATCCTCAAGCCAAATTATTAAAAGACAATAGTAGCGTTACCATAATTTTTGCCGGACCAGAATGTTACATTTCACCTAGCGTATATTCTACAACACAGTTACCAACTTGGAACTATATTAAAGTACACCTCAAAGGAAACGTAAAAGCTATTGAAAGCAAAGTTGCTCTTAAACAATCTCTAATTACAATGACTGAGTTTTTAGAAGCTCCAGACCATAAATATGTTTTGGAACCAGAAAATCCTCGATTAGATAGTAATCTTAAATACATTGAAATGTTTGAAATTACCATAACCGATTGGGAAGGAAAATTTAAGCTTTCGCAAGACAAAAAACCAAAAGACATTAAATTAGCTCGTGAGGAATTAGTTAGAGCTAATCAAGAAAGTATTAAAGTCTTTTTGGATAAGGTTTTTGAATGA
- a CDS encoding C1 family peptidase: protein MSRIKSIKLIYFILIISFSCSYDMDDRVPQQMFPEEETIEEGQFVDEQGSVYITGSTDCTGTGSYILDSNNLLEDLEIPDDLPIEMDLSEYLPPIGNQGRQGSCVSWSTTYYLKSLQKRQSTEPPYDEATIMSPAYTYNQITEGICESTGITSALSVLKSKGTVTLEEFPYFDDSCSIQPTEVQDILAEENKILDFKALSRENMVNEIKTLINDGKPILISVFLDSEFAKTDDLGLTAYRDHIVDFSIEGGCHAMLIVGYDNENNAFKVVNSWGENWGDDGFVWIDYIAFDNVADETADFRVISSAYVAFNE, encoded by the coding sequence ATGAGTAGAATAAAATCAATTAAATTAATATACTTCATACTAATCATTTCTTTTTCTTGTAGTTATGATATGGACGATCGTGTACCTCAACAAATGTTCCCAGAAGAAGAGACTATTGAAGAAGGACAGTTTGTAGATGAACAAGGCTCTGTATATATAACGGGTTCTACAGATTGCACAGGAACAGGCAGTTATATATTAGATAGTAATAACCTTTTAGAAGATTTAGAAATACCTGATGACTTACCAATAGAAATGGATTTATCGGAATATCTTCCGCCAATTGGTAATCAAGGACGACAAGGCTCTTGCGTATCATGGTCTACAACATACTATCTTAAATCGCTTCAAAAAAGACAATCAACCGAACCACCCTATGACGAGGCAACCATTATGAGTCCTGCTTATACTTATAACCAAATAACTGAAGGTATTTGTGAGAGTACAGGAATTACTAGTGCTTTATCTGTTCTAAAATCAAAGGGCACAGTTACACTAGAAGAGTTTCCTTATTTCGATGACTCATGCAGTATTCAACCTACTGAAGTGCAAGATATTTTAGCGGAAGAAAATAAAATACTCGATTTTAAAGCGCTTAGTAGAGAAAATATGGTCAATGAAATAAAAACATTGATTAATGACGGCAAACCTATACTAATTTCAGTTTTTCTAGATTCGGAATTTGCTAAAACTGATGACTTAGGACTTACAGCTTACAGAGATCATATTGTAGATTTTTCAATTGAAGGTGGTTGTCACGCCATGTTAATAGTTGGTTATGATAATGAAAATAATGCTTTTAAAGTTGTCAATTCATGGGGTGAAAATTGGGGAGATGATGGATTTGTATGGATAGATTATATTGCATTTGATAACGTGGCTGATGAAACAGCAGATTTTCGAGTTATATCTAGTGCCTATGTCGCCTTCAATGAATAG
- a CDS encoding dienelactone hydrolase family protein: MKDLKKEDINQDVFDLYDDYAHNKLNRKQFVEKLGLYAVGGLTVSSLLSFISPNYVDSLLVQPNDPTIDSGYINYESPKGGGTIKGLLSHPKDNKLKLPGVIVVHENRGLNPYIEDVGRRTAKANFISLAPDALSPLGGYPGNDDDGRTMQKKRDRNEMLEDFIAAYHHLKNHENCDGNVGVVGFCFGGWISNMMAVRLPDLGAAVPYYGRQPEAEDAVKIKAPLLLQYGELDKRVNAGWPAFEKILKKNKIEHQAYIYPEVNHGFHNNTTPRYDKKAANLSWERTIAFFKKHLK; encoded by the coding sequence ATGAAAGACTTAAAAAAAGAAGATATCAATCAAGACGTATTCGATCTTTATGACGATTACGCACACAACAAACTCAATAGAAAACAATTTGTTGAAAAACTAGGTTTATACGCTGTGGGTGGCTTAACCGTATCTTCATTATTGAGTTTTATATCACCTAATTATGTGGATAGTTTATTAGTTCAACCAAATGATCCAACTATAGATTCCGGCTATATTAACTATGAATCACCAAAAGGTGGTGGTACTATAAAAGGTCTATTATCGCATCCAAAAGATAATAAACTAAAATTACCTGGAGTTATTGTAGTTCATGAAAACAGAGGTCTAAATCCATATATAGAAGATGTTGGTCGACGCACTGCAAAAGCTAATTTTATCTCTTTAGCGCCAGATGCTCTAAGTCCTCTTGGTGGTTATCCTGGTAATGATGATGATGGCAGAACTATGCAGAAAAAAAGAGATAGAAATGAAATGCTAGAAGATTTTATCGCGGCATATCATCATCTTAAAAATCATGAAAATTGTGACGGTAATGTTGGAGTCGTTGGTTTTTGTTTTGGTGGTTGGATTTCTAATATGATGGCTGTTCGTTTACCAGACTTAGGAGCAGCAGTGCCTTATTATGGTAGACAACCAGAAGCTGAAGACGCCGTGAAAATTAAAGCTCCTCTATTACTTCAATATGGTGAATTAGACAAACGTGTTAATGCAGGTTGGCCAGCATTTGAAAAGATTCTAAAAAAGAATAAGATTGAACACCAAGCCTATATTTATCCTGAAGTGAATCATGGTTTTCACAACAACACAACTCCACGTTACGATAAAAAGGCGGCTAATTTATCTTGGGAGCGTACTATTGCATTTTTTAAGAAACATTTGAAATAA